One Sphingopyxis macrogoltabida genomic region harbors:
- a CDS encoding GIY-YIG nuclease family protein: MKQGWVYILTNKRNGTLYIGVTSNLSQRIGQHRGGVIDGFAKKYGLKMLVWYRHFDNLHDARLREVQMKEWKRAWKIELIEAANPEWRDLSFELLC, translated from the coding sequence ATGAAGCAAGGCTGGGTTTATATCCTCACCAACAAGCGGAACGGGACACTCTATATCGGGGTGACCAGCAACCTTTCTCAACGAATCGGGCAGCATCGCGGCGGCGTGATCGATGGTTTCGCAAAGAAATATGGCCTCAAGATGCTCGTCTGGTACCGCCATTTTGACAACCTCCATGACGCCCGCCTGCGGGAAGTTCAGATGAAGGAATGGAAACGTGCATGGAAGATCGAGTTGATCGAGGCGGCGAACCCGGAATGGCGCGATCTCTCTTTCGAGCTTTTATGTTAG
- the ileS gene encoding isoleucine--tRNA ligase, with the protein MTDSTPAPETRDYRDTVFLPKTDFPMKAGLPQKEPLILAKWLEGNLEGQIRESRKDREQFILHDGPPYANGDMHIGHALNHILKDMVVRTQTLKGMDSPYVPGWDCHGLPIEWKVEEQYRKKKLNKDEVPVEEFRAECRAYAQHWVDTQREQLKRLGIGGDWDHPYLTMDYEAEAVIVRELMKFAESNQLYRGAKPVMWSPVEKTALAEAEIEYEDIVSTQIDVAFEIVESPIKELVGAHAVIWTTTPWTIPVNQALAYGPEVEYVHLEYEWYATGRKLRVVIAAQLQQEFEKRLDHNPEWAFPDKTALKAMFRGSDLAGTIARHPMHALGGFYARPRPFLPGDFVTTDSGTGLVHMSPDHGEDDFDLCKANGIDPVFAVEGDGKYRADWAWLGGQGSVINPKFNAPDGPICTDLREAGALLAASADYTHSYPHSWRSKAKVIYRCTPQWFVPMDKVIDRDTPRCADEANIRAAQGAGETLRQLAMQAIEDTRFVPAKGRNRIGSMVEGRPDWVLSRQRAWGVPITLFVHRKSGQYLIDTAVNDRIVAAVKAGGVDAWSDARAQEYLGDQYDAADYERITDILDVWFDSGCTHAFVLESGKWPALIRRDGSTHSADLYLEGSDQHRGWFQSSLLESCGTRGRAPYKAVLTHGFTMDSKGMKMSKSLGNTISPIDLMRDYGADILRLWALSVDFTEDHRIGKEILAGVADQYRKLRNTFRYLLGALDGFTEEERVEVAAMPELERYMLSLLADLDAKLARAVDDFDFNSYTRSLADFCNEDLSAFYFDIRKDRLYCDVNPATGYQTAERAAYRTVLDTLFHALVRYAAPVLVFTSEEVWGTRYPEATSVHLLEWPAVDAAWNDAELGGKWAGVRAQREAVTEAIEPYRREKTIRSSLEAEVVIPAPTLGTAALEEVFIVSVARAGDELAVTRTENHKCGRCWRHLPEVETDGSLCNRCDTVLEAE; encoded by the coding sequence ATGACCGACAGCACGCCTGCCCCCGAAACCCGCGATTACCGCGACACCGTCTTCCTGCCCAAGACCGACTTTCCGATGAAAGCCGGCCTGCCGCAGAAGGAGCCGCTGATTCTGGCGAAATGGCTCGAGGGCAATCTGGAAGGGCAGATTCGCGAAAGCCGCAAGGATCGCGAGCAGTTCATCCTCCACGACGGCCCGCCCTACGCCAACGGCGACATGCATATCGGCCATGCGCTCAACCATATCCTGAAGGACATGGTCGTCCGCACCCAGACGCTGAAGGGCATGGATTCGCCTTACGTCCCCGGCTGGGACTGCCACGGCCTGCCGATCGAGTGGAAGGTCGAGGAACAGTATCGCAAGAAGAAGCTCAACAAGGACGAAGTGCCGGTCGAGGAATTCCGCGCCGAATGCCGCGCCTATGCGCAGCATTGGGTCGACACCCAAAGGGAACAACTGAAGCGCCTCGGCATCGGCGGCGACTGGGACCATCCGTACCTCACGATGGATTATGAGGCCGAGGCGGTGATCGTCCGCGAGCTGATGAAATTCGCCGAATCGAACCAGCTCTATCGCGGCGCCAAGCCGGTGATGTGGTCGCCGGTCGAAAAGACCGCGCTCGCCGAAGCCGAGATCGAATATGAAGATATCGTCTCGACCCAGATCGACGTGGCGTTCGAGATCGTGGAGAGCCCGATCAAGGAACTGGTCGGCGCGCATGCGGTGATCTGGACAACGACGCCGTGGACGATCCCGGTGAACCAGGCTTTGGCTTATGGGCCGGAGGTGGAGTACGTTCATCTCGAATATGAGTGGTACGCGACGGGTCGAAAACTGCGCGTTGTGATCGCAGCTCAGCTTCAACAAGAATTTGAGAAGCGTCTAGACCACAATCCCGAATGGGCTTTTCCTGACAAGACTGCTTTGAAAGCCATGTTTAGGGGCTCCGACCTTGCCGGCACCATTGCCCGCCACCCGATGCACGCACTCGGCGGCTTTTACGCTCGCCCGCGCCCGTTCCTGCCCGGCGACTTCGTCACCACCGACAGCGGCACGGGCCTTGTCCACATGTCGCCCGATCATGGCGAGGACGATTTCGACCTGTGCAAGGCGAACGGCATCGACCCCGTCTTCGCGGTCGAGGGCGACGGCAAATATCGCGCGGACTGGGCGTGGCTCGGCGGTCAGGGCAGCGTCATCAACCCGAAGTTCAACGCCCCCGACGGCCCGATCTGCACCGACCTGCGCGAAGCCGGCGCGCTGCTCGCCGCTTCGGCCGACTATACGCACAGCTATCCGCATAGCTGGCGCTCGAAGGCCAAGGTCATCTACCGCTGCACCCCGCAATGGTTCGTGCCGATGGACAAGGTCATCGACCGCGACACCCCGCGCTGCGCCGACGAAGCGAACATTCGCGCCGCACAGGGCGCAGGCGAAACGCTGCGCCAGCTTGCGATGCAGGCGATCGAGGACACGCGCTTCGTCCCCGCCAAGGGCCGCAACCGCATCGGGTCGATGGTCGAGGGGCGCCCCGACTGGGTGCTGAGCCGCCAGCGTGCTTGGGGCGTGCCGATCACCCTGTTCGTCCATCGCAAGAGCGGGCAATATCTGATCGACACCGCGGTCAATGACCGCATCGTTGCCGCGGTCAAGGCGGGCGGCGTCGACGCGTGGAGCGACGCGCGCGCGCAGGAATATCTCGGCGATCAATATGACGCCGCCGATTACGAGCGGATCACCGACATCCTCGACGTGTGGTTCGATTCGGGCTGCACCCACGCCTTCGTGCTCGAAAGCGGCAAATGGCCGGCGCTGATCCGCCGCGACGGCTCGACGCACAGCGCCGACCTCTATCTCGAAGGCAGCGACCAGCATCGCGGCTGGTTCCAGTCGTCGCTGCTCGAAAGCTGCGGCACGCGCGGCCGCGCGCCGTACAAGGCAGTGCTGACGCACGGCTTCACGATGGACAGCAAGGGCATGAAAATGTCCAAGTCGCTGGGCAACACGATCAGCCCCATCGACTTGATGCGCGACTATGGCGCCGATATCCTGCGCCTGTGGGCGCTGTCGGTCGATTTCACCGAGGACCACCGTATCGGCAAGGAAATCCTCGCCGGGGTCGCCGACCAGTATCGCAAGCTCCGCAACACCTTCCGCTACCTGCTCGGCGCGCTCGACGGGTTCACGGAAGAGGAGCGCGTCGAGGTTGCGGCGATGCCCGAACTCGAACGCTATATGCTGAGCCTGCTCGCCGACCTCGACGCGAAGCTGGCGCGCGCGGTCGACGATTTCGACTTCAACAGCTACACGCGCAGCCTTGCCGATTTCTGCAACGAGGATCTGTCGGCCTTCTATTTCGACATCCGCAAGGACCGGCTCTATTGCGACGTCAACCCGGCGACCGGCTACCAGACCGCCGAACGCGCCGCTTACCGCACCGTGCTCGACACGCTGTTCCACGCCCTCGTCCGCTATGCCGCGCCGGTGCTGGTGTTCACCAGCGAGGAAGTGTGGGGGACGCGATATCCCGAAGCGACGTCGGTTCACTTGCTCGAATGGCCCGCCGTCGATGCCGCATGGAACGATGCTGAGCTTGGCGGGAAATGGGCCGGGGTCCGCGCGCAGCGCGAAGCGGTGACCGAAGCGATCGAACCCTATCGCCGCGAAAAGACGATCCGTTCCAGCCTCGAGGCCGAGGTTGTAATTCCGGCGCCGACGCTCGGCACCGCCGCGCTCGAAGAGGTGTTCATCGTGTCGGTGGCCCGCGCCGGCGACGAACTTGCGGTGACCCGCACCGAAAACCACAAATGCGGCCGCTGCTGGCGCCATCTGCCCGAGGTCGAGACCGACGGCAGCTTGTGCAATCGCTGCGACACGGTATTGGAAGCGGAATGA
- the lspA gene encoding signal peptidase II, producing MSSQRSPYLRFGLLIAAFAFLLDQVSKWVVIVPLSLEPKRVIEILPFFNLTWAENCGISLSMFASCTDTTRWTLVAVTGIVAGAVAIWMTREKARGDVIALAMILGGALGNIVDRVRYGYVVDYADLHFGDFRPFMIFNVADACITLGVLLLVARALLLREKAPEAAPSSNPSSNKGAAAD from the coding sequence ATGAGTAGCCAACGTTCGCCGTATCTGCGCTTCGGCCTGTTGATCGCGGCCTTCGCCTTTCTTCTCGACCAGGTCAGCAAATGGGTCGTGATCGTGCCGCTGTCGCTCGAACCGAAGCGCGTCATCGAGATCCTGCCTTTCTTCAACCTGACCTGGGCGGAAAATTGCGGCATTTCGCTGTCGATGTTCGCCAGTTGCACCGACACGACGCGCTGGACGCTCGTTGCGGTGACGGGAATCGTCGCCGGTGCGGTCGCCATCTGGATGACGCGCGAAAAAGCGCGCGGCGACGTGATCGCGCTCGCGATGATCCTCGGCGGCGCGCTCGGCAATATCGTCGACCGCGTCCGCTATGGCTATGTCGTCGACTATGCCGACCTGCATTTCGGTGACTTTCGTCCCTTCATGATCTTCAACGTCGCCGATGCCTGCATCACCCTGGGGGTGCTTTTGCTGGTTGCACGCGCGCTGCTCTTGCGCGAAAAGGCCCCCGAGGCAGCCCCTTCATCGAACCCTTCGTCGAACAAGGGCGCCGCCGCCGATTAA
- a CDS encoding DUF3035 domain-containing protein: MNRTTAILAAAVAASTLSACGSNSLFSRDRPDEFAVSRQAPLVVPPDFALTPPAPGSARPGGESTAEQTLRALFGGPAPRSATEAAIIGSADGTRGDPGIRSQVGSPDTQVVDKGLVTRDILAAPEGDGREAQAAIPGN, encoded by the coding sequence GTGAACCGGACCACCGCCATCCTCGCCGCCGCCGTTGCCGCATCGACCCTGTCGGCCTGTGGGTCGAACAGCCTGTTCAGCCGCGACCGGCCCGACGAATTCGCCGTGTCGCGTCAAGCGCCGCTCGTCGTACCGCCCGATTTCGCGCTCACCCCGCCGGCGCCCGGCTCGGCGCGCCCCGGCGGCGAATCGACCGCAGAGCAGACGCTGCGCGCCCTGTTCGGCGGCCCTGCCCCGCGCAGCGCAACCGAAGCCGCGATCATCGGCAGCGCCGACGGCACGCGCGGCGACCCGGGCATCCGCAGCCAGGTCGGCAGCCCCGACACGCAGGTCGTCGACAAGGGTCTCGTCACCCGCGACATCCTGGCGGCCCCCGAAGGCGACGGCCGCGAGGCGCAGGCGGCGATCCCGGGGAACTGA
- the dxs gene encoding 1-deoxy-D-xylulose-5-phosphate synthase encodes MTDRPHTPLLDTVDVPADLRKLKPEDLRPFADELRAEMISAVGTTGGHLGSGLGVVELTVAIHYVFDTPRDKLVWDVGHQCYPHKIITGRRDRIRTLRTGGGLSGFTKRSESEYDPFGAAHSSTSISAALGFAIANKLKDEPGRAIAVIGDGSMSAGMAYEAMNNAAAAGNRLIVILNDNDMSIAPPVGGLSAYLAKLVSSRPFLELREIARRFARKLPEPLHKAAKRTDEFARGMAMGGTLFEELGFYYVGPIDGHNLEHLIPVLENVRDSDHGPVLIHAVTKKGHGYAPAEAAADKYHGVQKFDVITGEQAKAPPGPPQYQNVFGETLAKLADTDPRIVAITAAMPSGTGVDKFAKAHPTRTFDVGIAEQHAVTFAAGLAAQGMRPFAAIYSTFLQRAYDQVVHDVAIQNLPVRFAIDRAGLVGADGSTHAGSFDVTYLATLPNMVVMAAADEAELVHMTYTAAEYDDGPIAFRYPRGNGTGVALPEVPLKLEIGKGRVVRSGKTVAILSLGTRLAEALKAADTLEARGLSTSVIDLRFAKPLDEELIRKTLAAHEVCVTIEEGSIGGLGAHVLTLASDAGLIDAGLKLRTMRLPDVFQDQDKPELQYDAAGLNAPQIVDTVLRALRHNSAGVEEAGARA; translated from the coding sequence ATGACCGATCGTCCGCATACGCCGCTGCTCGACACGGTGGATGTCCCAGCCGACCTCCGCAAGCTGAAGCCCGAAGATCTCCGCCCGTTCGCCGACGAGCTGCGGGCCGAGATGATTTCGGCCGTCGGCACCACCGGCGGTCATCTGGGTTCGGGGCTCGGCGTCGTCGAGCTGACGGTCGCGATCCATTATGTGTTCGACACCCCGCGCGATAAGCTGGTTTGGGACGTCGGCCACCAATGCTATCCGCACAAGATCATCACCGGGCGGCGCGACCGCATTCGTACCTTGCGCACCGGCGGCGGGCTTTCGGGCTTCACCAAGCGCAGCGAGAGCGAATATGACCCGTTCGGCGCCGCGCACAGTTCGACCTCGATCAGCGCCGCGCTCGGTTTCGCGATCGCCAACAAGCTGAAGGACGAGCCGGGCCGTGCGATCGCGGTGATCGGCGACGGGTCGATGTCGGCGGGCATGGCCTATGAAGCGATGAACAACGCGGCGGCGGCGGGTAACCGCCTGATCGTCATCTTGAACGACAATGACATGTCGATCGCGCCGCCGGTCGGCGGGCTCAGCGCCTATCTCGCCAAGCTGGTGTCGTCGCGGCCGTTCCTCGAACTGCGCGAAATCGCGCGGCGCTTCGCAAGGAAATTGCCCGAGCCGCTCCACAAGGCCGCCAAACGGACCGACGAGTTCGCGCGCGGCATGGCGATGGGCGGCACGCTGTTCGAGGAACTCGGCTTTTATTACGTCGGGCCGATCGACGGGCATAATCTGGAACATCTGATCCCGGTGCTCGAAAATGTCCGCGACAGCGATCATGGCCCGGTGCTGATTCATGCGGTGACCAAGAAGGGGCATGGCTATGCCCCCGCCGAGGCGGCCGCCGACAAATATCATGGCGTGCAGAAATTCGACGTCATCACGGGCGAACAGGCGAAGGCGCCGCCGGGCCCACCCCAGTATCAGAATGTCTTCGGTGAAACGCTGGCGAAGCTTGCGGACACCGATCCGCGCATCGTCGCGATCACCGCGGCAATGCCGTCGGGGACGGGCGTCGACAAATTCGCTAAGGCGCACCCGACAAGGACTTTCGACGTCGGGATCGCCGAGCAGCATGCGGTGACCTTTGCCGCGGGGCTGGCGGCGCAGGGGATGCGGCCGTTCGCGGCGATCTATTCGACCTTCCTCCAGCGCGCCTATGATCAGGTCGTCCACGACGTCGCGATCCAGAATCTGCCGGTGCGCTTTGCGATCGACCGCGCCGGGCTCGTCGGTGCCGACGGATCGACGCATGCTGGCTCGTTCGACGTCACTTACCTCGCGACCTTGCCGAATATGGTGGTGATGGCGGCAGCCGACGAAGCCGAACTCGTCCATATGACCTATACTGCCGCCGAATATGACGACGGCCCAATCGCCTTTCGCTACCCACGCGGCAACGGCACCGGGGTGGCTTTGCCCGAGGTTCCGCTGAAGCTCGAGATCGGCAAGGGCCGCGTCGTGCGCAGCGGCAAGACCGTCGCGATCCTGTCGCTCGGCACCCGCCTTGCCGAAGCGCTCAAAGCCGCCGACACGCTGGAAGCAAGGGGCCTGTCGACGAGCGTGATCGATCTGCGCTTCGCCAAGCCACTCGACGAGGAGCTGATTCGCAAGACGCTCGCCGCCCATGAAGTGTGTGTGACGATCGAGGAAGGCAGCATTGGCGGCTTGGGCGCGCATGTACTGACGCTGGCGAGCGACGCGGGGCTGATCGACGCGGGGCTGAAGCTGCGCACGATGCGCCTGCCCGACGTTTTTCAGGATCAGGACAAGCCCGAGCTGCAATATGACGCGGCGGGGCTCAACGCGCCACAGATCGTCGATACCGTCCTGAGGGCGCTGCGCCACAACAGCGCGGGCGTCGAAGAGGCTGGCGCGCGGGCATGA
- a CDS encoding MipA/OmpV family protein — protein sequence MPMSFTRLACRLHLFALCVGGGLAAAPAHAEDFALPYDLAGDPDTRLAASDNEPARYVQDTSDLDENILLPAARPQDDNPERKWSRDYLAVGAGVLSTPSYNGSDDRNILPAFYLRGRVSGFSFSTRGTNFQVDLIRQRRGQKTDFKFGPIINLRSDRTGRIKDPQVEALGEKKMAVELGISAGVTHTGVLTSEYDQIGFRVVGLKDISGKHGSWVVSPTLDYGTPISKRAYLGASVSVNVYGKGFGRYYYDIDPLGSAASGLPVYTGAGRKATAGKYTIGVAGAYALSGDLRKGFVLVGGAQYGRLTGRYADSPIVSQAGSADQWLFGGGVAYQF from the coding sequence ATGCCGATGAGCTTTACCCGCCTTGCCTGCCGCTTGCACCTGTTTGCGCTTTGCGTCGGCGGTGGATTGGCCGCCGCGCCGGCGCACGCCGAAGATTTCGCCCTGCCCTATGATTTGGCCGGCGACCCCGACACGCGGCTGGCTGCAAGCGACAACGAGCCGGCCCGCTACGTCCAGGACACCAGCGATCTCGACGAGAATATCCTGCTTCCCGCCGCGCGGCCGCAGGACGACAATCCCGAACGCAAATGGTCGCGCGATTATCTTGCGGTGGGCGCCGGGGTGCTCAGCACCCCGAGCTACAATGGTTCGGACGACCGCAACATCCTGCCCGCCTTTTACCTGCGCGGGCGCGTCAGCGGCTTTTCCTTCTCGACCCGCGGCACCAATTTCCAGGTCGACCTGATCCGCCAGCGGCGGGGGCAAAAGACCGATTTCAAGTTCGGCCCGATCATCAACCTGCGCAGCGACCGGACCGGCCGCATCAAGGATCCGCAGGTCGAGGCGCTCGGCGAAAAGAAAATGGCGGTCGAGCTCGGCATATCGGCGGGTGTCACCCACACCGGGGTGCTCACCAGCGAATATGACCAGATCGGTTTCCGCGTCGTCGGGCTCAAGGATATTTCGGGCAAGCACGGAAGCTGGGTCGTGTCGCCGACGCTCGACTACGGCACCCCGATCTCGAAGCGCGCCTATCTTGGCGCTTCGGTGTCGGTGAACGTCTATGGCAAGGGTTTCGGCCGCTATTATTACGACATCGACCCGCTCGGCAGCGCTGCAAGCGGGCTCCCCGTCTACACCGGTGCCGGGCGCAAGGCGACCGCGGGCAAATATACCATCGGCGTTGCCGGCGCCTATGCCCTGTCCGGCGACCTCAGGAAGGGCTTCGTGCTCGTCGGCGGGGCGCAATATGGCCGGTTGACCGGGCGCTATGCCGATTCGCCGATCGTGTCGCAGGCGGGCAGCGCCGACCAGTGGCTGTTCGGCGGCGGCGTCGCCTACCAGTTCTGA
- a CDS encoding Bax inhibitor-1/YccA family protein, whose protein sequence is MFEQQSLHRTAAAQGAEFDAGLKRHMLRVYNYMASGVLLTGIVAMLVASTPALYQPIFGTPLKWVVMLAPLAFVFLFSFRIEKMSAATAQTMFWVFSGLMGLSLASVFLVFTGASIAQTFFVTAIMFLSMSLYGYTTGRDLSKVGSFLIMGLIGVVLASLVNLFLQSSALQLVVSIVGVIVFTGLTAWDTQNIKSQYAAHHGHEANSKLAVFGALSLYLNFVNLFQMLLTLMGQREE, encoded by the coding sequence ATGTTCGAACAGCAATCTCTTCACCGGACCGCCGCCGCTCAGGGCGCCGAGTTCGATGCGGGCCTGAAGCGTCACATGCTGCGGGTCTATAATTATATGGCGTCGGGCGTGCTGCTGACCGGCATCGTCGCGATGCTCGTCGCCTCGACGCCGGCGCTCTATCAGCCGATTTTCGGCACGCCGCTCAAATGGGTGGTCATGCTCGCACCGCTCGCCTTCGTCTTTCTCTTCTCCTTCCGGATCGAGAAGATGTCGGCCGCGACCGCGCAGACGATGTTCTGGGTCTTTTCGGGGCTGATGGGCCTGTCGCTCGCCTCGGTATTTCTGGTCTTCACCGGCGCCAGCATCGCCCAGACCTTTTTCGTCACGGCGATCATGTTCCTGTCGATGAGCCTCTATGGCTATACGACCGGACGCGACCTGTCGAAGGTCGGCAGCTTCCTGATCATGGGCCTGATCGGCGTCGTGCTCGCGAGCCTCGTCAACCTGTTCCTGCAATCGAGCGCGCTGCAACTGGTCGTCTCGATCGTCGGCGTGATCGTCTTTACCGGCCTGACGGCGTGGGACACGCAGAACATCAAGTCGCAATATGCCGCGCATCACGGCCACGAAGCGAACAGCAAGCTCGCCGTCTTCGGCGCGCTGTCGCTGTATCTGAACTTCGTCAACCTGTTCCAGATGCTGCTCACCCTGATGGGTCAGCGCGAGGAATAG
- a CDS encoding FAD-dependent oxidoreductase: MFDQSLGDDGIGVLVGLIEARHAVALSALDPDARRAAVIDDLVHYFGAAASRSIGYAEQDWLTEPWSLGGYAAHMPPALRQAA, translated from the coding sequence GTGTTCGATCAGTCGCTCGGCGATGACGGGATCGGCGTGCTGGTCGGCCTGATCGAAGCCCGGCACGCCGTCGCTCTGAGCGCGCTGGACCCGGATGCCCGCCGCGCTGCGGTCATCGATGACCTCGTTCATTATTTTGGCGCCGCGGCGTCGCGGTCGATCGGCTATGCCGAACAGGACTGGCTGACCGAGCCATGGTCGCTCGGCGGTTATGCGGCGCATATGCCGCCGGCCTTGCGCCAGGCCGCCTGA
- a CDS encoding serine hydrolase domain-containing protein, which translates to MRSFFVGLSLSAALLAVSPAAAEQPSPAPASIAVGSDASMVPPEGWSVAREGNMVRFVPPEANLVITLVPVAGAKSGADAAAAAWTMAKPGFSRPVHLSQTLPARDGWDEVVVVSYDVPPAENAVAQAVASRKGTAWTVVTIDGALATLAKRGAQINTAADTLRPANYTKESFAGRQPHALDTARIAELETFIRTSMDELKIPGAGIALIDDGKIVYERGIGVKDIETGAPVDKDTLFMIASNTKGMATLLLSTLVDQGKLDWDKPVIDYMPSFRLGDAETTRKVLVKHLVCACTGLPRKDMLWLFNTRPETGADDTFRQLAETQPTSGFGEVFQYNNLMASAAGYLGAHILYPDLEIGAAFDRAIQERIFDPLGMRDSTMSNPKAIAGNWAKPYDTDLDDKIALVDMKFNDTVVPYRPAGGAWSSAHDMALYVLNELKQGELPGGKRMVSARNLLARRVHYVPTGENQWYGMGLEDDASSGVSVISHGGSLFGYKSNWFALPASGIGVVVLTNSENGYTLANQVKRRLLELVFDGKPEAKENVASAVKRNAESFAKFRSELTLPVGAEASKAWVGEYSNPELGPLSVQYRNGTLSVRATSIWSDVATKTNKDGTISLVTISPGIGGVDLLAATRDGKRALILNDGQHEYVFIEARDGGVAAAR; encoded by the coding sequence ATGCGATCATTCTTCGTCGGGCTGAGCTTGTCGGCGGCGCTTCTTGCCGTTTCCCCGGCGGCGGCGGAACAACCCTCGCCTGCCCCGGCATCGATCGCAGTGGGATCCGATGCGTCGATGGTTCCCCCGGAAGGCTGGAGTGTCGCGCGCGAGGGCAATATGGTCCGCTTCGTTCCGCCCGAAGCCAATCTCGTCATCACGCTCGTCCCTGTCGCCGGGGCGAAAAGCGGAGCGGATGCCGCCGCAGCGGCCTGGACGATGGCCAAGCCCGGTTTCTCCCGCCCCGTCCATTTGTCCCAGACCCTGCCCGCGCGCGACGGGTGGGACGAGGTTGTCGTCGTCAGCTACGACGTCCCCCCGGCCGAAAATGCGGTTGCCCAGGCCGTCGCATCGCGGAAAGGCACGGCATGGACCGTGGTGACGATCGACGGCGCCCTCGCAACCCTCGCCAAGCGGGGCGCGCAGATCAACACCGCCGCCGACACGCTTCGCCCCGCCAATTACACCAAGGAGAGCTTCGCGGGCCGCCAGCCGCATGCGCTCGATACCGCGCGGATCGCCGAGCTCGAAACCTTCATCCGCACTTCGATGGACGAGCTCAAAATCCCCGGCGCCGGCATCGCGCTGATCGACGATGGCAAGATCGTCTATGAGCGCGGGATCGGCGTGAAGGATATCGAGACCGGCGCGCCGGTCGACAAGGACACGCTGTTCATGATCGCGTCGAACACGAAAGGCATGGCGACGCTGCTGCTCTCCACCCTGGTGGATCAGGGCAAGCTCGACTGGGACAAGCCGGTGATCGACTATATGCCGAGCTTCCGCCTCGGCGATGCAGAGACGACACGCAAGGTGCTCGTCAAGCATCTCGTCTGCGCCTGCACGGGCCTGCCGCGAAAGGACATGCTGTGGCTGTTCAACACGCGCCCCGAAACGGGCGCCGACGACACGTTCCGGCAGCTTGCCGAGACCCAGCCGACCTCGGGGTTCGGCGAGGTGTTCCAGTATAACAATCTGATGGCGAGCGCGGCGGGCTATCTCGGCGCGCATATCCTTTATCCCGACCTGGAAATCGGCGCGGCGTTCGACCGCGCGATTCAGGAAAGGATTTTCGACCCGCTCGGCATGCGCGACAGCACGATGAGCAATCCGAAGGCGATCGCAGGCAATTGGGCCAAGCCCTATGACACCGACCTCGACGACAAGATCGCGCTGGTCGATATGAAGTTCAACGACACCGTCGTGCCCTATCGCCCGGCAGGAGGCGCCTGGTCGTCGGCGCACGACATGGCGCTCTATGTTCTCAACGAGCTCAAACAGGGCGAGCTGCCCGGCGGCAAGCGGATGGTCTCGGCCCGGAATCTGCTCGCGCGCCGGGTCCATTATGTGCCGACCGGCGAGAACCAATGGTATGGCATGGGTCTCGAGGATGACGCCAGCAGCGGCGTCTCCGTCATCTCGCACGGGGGCAGCCTGTTCGGCTACAAGAGCAACTGGTTCGCGCTCCCCGCATCGGGGATCGGCGTGGTTGTCCTGACCAACTCGGAAAATGGCTACACACTGGCCAATCAGGTCAAGCGCCGGCTGCTCGAACTTGTTTTCGACGGCAAGCCCGAGGCGAAGGAAAATGTCGCCAGCGCCGTAAAGCGCAATGCCGAATCCTTCGCCAAATTCCGCAGCGAACTGACGCTCCCTGTCGGTGCGGAGGCATCGAAAGCGTGGGTCGGCGAATATTCGAATCCCGAACTCGGCCCCCTGTCGGTACAATATAGAAACGGCACGCTGTCGGTCCGGGCGACTTCGATATGGTCGGACGTCGCGACGAAGACAAACAAGGACGGGACGATTTCGCTGGTCACCATCTCGCCGGGGATCGGCGGCGTCGACCTGCTGGCGGCGACGCGCGACGGCAAACGGGCGCTCATTCTCAATGACGGCCAGCACGAATATGTGTTCATCGAGGCACGCGACGGTGGGGTAGCTGCGGCTCGCTGA